GACTTCCGATCGATCGAACAGCGGCGCCATCCCTCGTAGACGAGGGCGCTTTCACAGCTCCACGGGGAGGCGGAGCTCGCGCACGAGAAGCGCGCGCTTTCGCTCCACGCCCCATCGATACGCGCCGATATCGCCGCGACTGGTCACGGCACGATGGCAGGGAATCCCGACAGCGATCCTGTTTGCGAGGCACGCGAGAGTGACTGTTTCAGGCGTATGCGGCGCGCCCAGTCGCTGCGCGATCTGCTCATAGGTGATGAGATCGCCGGCAGGGACGCTCTGGAGGACCTGCCAGACGCGGACCTCCGCGGCCGTTCCGACCAGATGGAGCGGCACGCTGATA
The genomic region above belongs to Bradyrhizobium arachidis and contains:
- a CDS encoding methylated-DNA--[protein]-cysteine S-methyltransferase, translated to MWNENTSYRSVGNDYFHYVTARCSLGFVLTAVSPNGICAILLGNTREELDQAIRSEFPDKEPAYGGCELEGIGAQTVNAVEIPRAHISVPLHLVGTAAEVRVWQVLQSVPAGDLITYEQIAQRLGAPHTPETVTLACLANRIAVGIPCHRAVTSRGDIGAYRWGVERKRALLVRELRLPVEL